In Candidatus Krumholzibacteriia bacterium, a single genomic region encodes these proteins:
- a CDS encoding protein kinase, with amino-acid sequence MIDPMPLTPGKRLGRYQIVAPVGAGGMGEVYRAHDPRLGRDVAIKVLPQHLTGSAEERARFEREARTISQLNHPHICTLYDLGQEDGVDYLVMELVEGETLAHRLEKGPFALAEVLTLGRQIAGALDWAHRAGVVHRDLKPGNIMLARNGAKLLDFGLARPAGLAPAPGAVSQSATMIRPLTAEGKIVGTFQYMAPEQLEAKEADARSDLWALGCVLYEMATGARAFAGESHASLIAAIMTGEPRAMTELKPLTPLALERVVRQCLRKDPEDRLQSARDLAFTLELVASDTARLGPAGLSAATERGRRSAPWIQVAIAAVIVAVAFVTGRMTNTPSGESSIRISTLSQGSRDSEPAVSSDGRLIAFSAVRQNGQGLWLMDMVSRSEVKLTGEADHLPRFTPDRGSILFTRQEGTGQSLWRIPVLGGAPRLLLEDASDADPSPHGERIAYISGLADSTGVRTRLMVANSDGTGGRELWSRGSVILVSPRWSPDGRRITVVVGGSQNAAYTVAVVDASSGSARVYPAPTGAVLSNAAWDGTGKGLIVAEGVGVTAIQRGSSARLFRLDTRSGRYQALGWLENFPSLIDLLPDGRLVLSSLLARQNLMEVSLEARNLFAGRALTSGMAIDRQPVYAPDGKSVMFSSNRGGTLDLWEVSVETGEMHRVTDDQEDDWDPEYGPDGQSIFWCSGRSGAFEIWAARRDGSAPRQLSRDSLDAENPSVTPDNRWVFYSSAHPTKSGLWRVPVTGGDGERLLRGGTLIPDLSPDGRYLSLITDVGTLSSKLGVFDLSERRLLSAPVPLHVTPGTIQNGRSRITPDGSAVVYIYAREDGQPMLLRRPLSAWKTGVGKIDTLFAGSTESIESFGLAPDGKRTTVSVVDWLSGLTIAEGVNGIVPPKRGQ; translated from the coding sequence ATGATTGATCCGATGCCACTGACTCCCGGCAAACGGCTCGGCCGGTACCAGATCGTCGCACCGGTCGGGGCCGGGGGAATGGGCGAGGTGTACCGCGCCCACGACCCACGTCTCGGCCGTGACGTGGCGATCAAGGTGTTGCCCCAGCATCTGACCGGCTCCGCCGAGGAGCGAGCTCGCTTCGAGCGCGAGGCGCGCACGATCTCGCAGCTCAACCACCCTCACATCTGTACGCTCTACGATCTCGGCCAGGAGGACGGCGTCGACTACCTGGTGATGGAGCTGGTGGAGGGAGAGACGCTCGCCCATCGGCTGGAGAAGGGCCCGTTCGCTCTGGCCGAGGTGCTCACACTCGGCCGGCAGATCGCCGGGGCGCTGGACTGGGCGCATCGAGCCGGCGTGGTGCACCGCGATCTGAAGCCCGGCAACATCATGCTCGCCCGGAACGGCGCCAAGCTCCTCGACTTCGGCCTCGCCCGGCCCGCCGGACTCGCTCCGGCGCCGGGAGCGGTGAGCCAGTCGGCGACCATGATCCGGCCGCTGACGGCCGAGGGAAAGATCGTCGGGACGTTCCAGTACATGGCGCCAGAGCAGTTGGAGGCAAAGGAAGCGGACGCGCGGAGCGATCTGTGGGCGCTGGGCTGCGTGCTCTACGAAATGGCCACCGGAGCGCGGGCTTTTGCGGGGGAGAGCCACGCGAGCCTGATCGCGGCGATCATGACCGGCGAGCCTCGTGCGATGACGGAGTTGAAGCCGCTGACGCCGCTCGCGCTGGAGCGTGTGGTCCGGCAATGCCTGCGGAAGGACCCTGAGGACCGGTTGCAGTCGGCGCGTGACCTCGCGTTCACGCTGGAACTCGTCGCGAGCGACACCGCGCGCCTCGGTCCGGCCGGCCTTAGCGCCGCGACCGAGCGCGGGCGACGCTCGGCGCCCTGGATCCAGGTGGCGATCGCGGCGGTGATCGTGGCGGTGGCATTCGTCACCGGACGCATGACGAACACGCCATCCGGCGAGAGTTCGATCCGGATCTCGACCCTGTCCCAGGGCAGCCGCGACAGCGAGCCCGCGGTCTCTTCCGATGGCCGCCTCATCGCCTTCAGCGCGGTTCGCCAGAATGGGCAGGGGCTCTGGCTCATGGACATGGTCTCGCGAAGCGAGGTGAAGCTCACGGGTGAGGCCGATCATCTGCCGCGATTCACGCCCGACCGCGGCAGCATTCTCTTCACTCGCCAAGAGGGCACTGGGCAGTCGCTGTGGCGCATTCCGGTCCTGGGTGGCGCACCGCGGCTCCTCCTGGAAGACGCATCGGATGCCGACCCATCTCCCCACGGCGAGCGGATTGCGTACATCTCGGGCTTGGCCGACAGCACCGGCGTGCGCACGCGCCTGATGGTGGCGAATTCGGACGGAACCGGCGGCCGGGAGTTGTGGTCGCGTGGATCCGTCATCCTCGTCTCGCCGCGATGGTCACCCGACGGCCGGCGCATCACGGTGGTCGTCGGCGGAAGCCAGAACGCTGCCTACACCGTGGCCGTCGTGGACGCATCGAGCGGCTCGGCGCGCGTCTATCCCGCGCCCACTGGAGCCGTGCTCTCGAACGCGGCGTGGGACGGCACCGGGAAGGGGCTGATCGTCGCAGAAGGCGTGGGAGTCACGGCGATCCAGCGCGGGTCGTCCGCCCGTCTGTTCCGTCTCGATACGCGCTCCGGACGGTACCAGGCGCTCGGCTGGCTCGAGAACTTCCCCTCCTTGATCGACTTGCTTCCCGACGGGCGTCTGGTGCTGTCGAGCTTGCTGGCGCGGCAGAACCTGATGGAGGTTTCGCTCGAGGCGCGCAACCTGTTCGCCGGTCGCGCCCTCACGAGTGGAATGGCCATCGATCGCCAGCCCGTCTACGCGCCCGACGGAAAGTCGGTCATGTTCTCGTCCAACCGCGGCGGGACCCTGGACCTCTGGGAAGTCTCGGTGGAAACCGGCGAGATGCACCGCGTGACGGACGATCAAGAGGACGACTGGGATCCCGAATATGGCCCGGACGGACAGTCGATCTTCTGGTGTTCCGGCCGCAGCGGCGCCTTCGAGATCTGGGCCGCGCGCCGCGATGGAAGCGCTCCGCGTCAGCTGTCGCGCGACAGCCTCGATGCGGAGAACCCGTCCGTCACTCCCGATAATCGCTGGGTCTTCTACAGCTCCGCCCATCCGACCAAGTCCGGGCTGTGGCGCGTTCCCGTCACCGGTGGCGATGGAGAGCGCCTGCTGCGTGGCGGGACGCTGATCCCCGACCTCTCGCCCGACGGCCGCTACCTGTCCCTCATCACGGATGTCGGAACCTTGTCCTCGAAGCTCGGCGTGTTCGATCTCTCAGAAAGGAGACTCCTGAGCGCTCCGGTTCCTCTCCACGTCACGCCCGGAACGATCCAGAATGGCCGGTCACGGATCACCCCGGACGGCAGCGCCGTCGTCTACATCTACGCGCGAGAGGACGGACAGCCGATGCTGCTGCGGCGGCCTCTCTCGGCCTGGAAGACCGGCGTCGGCAAGATCGACACGCTTTTCGCCGGCTCGACCGAGTCCATCGAGTCCTTCGGCCTCGCGCCGGACGGCAAGCGGACCACGGTCTCGGTGGTGGACTGGCTCTCCGGCCTGACCATCGCGGAGGGCGTGAACGGCATCGTCCCACCGAAGCGAGGCCAGTAG
- a CDS encoding CocE/NonD family hydrolase, with translation MSVVDVFPYEVREIEHFWIPLRDGCRLAARLWLPDGAERSPVPAVIEYIPYGKRLGTRDRDEAMHRWFAGHGLAAVRIDLRGSGESEGVLRDEYLPLEQEDGVEAIRWIAAQPWCTGAVGLIGKSWGGFNGLQIAARRPPELRGIVTVCSTDDRYTDDVHYMGGCLLNDSLWWGATFFQLVVQPPDPELVGSNWRAMWLERLEAAEPHPLRWLQHPLADAYWKQGSVRYDYGAIACPVFAVGGWADGYTSAIPRLLSGLRVPSRGLVGPWGHAYPHDASPGPSIGFLQEALRWWHNCLGEGNDDKRPGQRESMAHIPPSDSEPRYRVWMSESVPAGFRGEDRPGRWVAEAHWPSPRIRHRVFRLAPDRLGDSVVSARLTIASPQTTGRASGSWLIANLRDQREDDADSLCFDSEVLTERLEILGAPEVRVVVASDRPAAFLVARLCDVSPDGSSTRVSYGVLNLTHDAAHENWQPLEPGRPMDATIRLKDVAHVFPPGQRVRLALSNACWPLLWPSPEPVRLTLLTESSTFSLPVRPPDPKDADLRAFEPPEQARSSEWSPLTKGSHDRRVEIDPLSHDHITRTRSGFDEHGGVALSRLEVAGNIEGGDGTDVEIRIHPDDPLRARAAMAQRTELRREAWRVAVETEIQITCTKTEFVVIARLDAWEGETRVFHRGWDERVPRLGV, from the coding sequence GTGAGCGTCGTCGACGTCTTTCCCTACGAAGTGCGCGAGATCGAGCACTTTTGGATTCCGCTGCGCGACGGCTGCCGACTCGCCGCTCGGCTCTGGCTGCCTGATGGAGCGGAGCGTTCCCCCGTCCCCGCCGTGATCGAGTACATCCCGTACGGCAAGCGCCTCGGCACTCGGGATCGCGACGAAGCGATGCATCGCTGGTTCGCCGGCCACGGCCTGGCGGCCGTGCGCATCGACCTGCGCGGCTCGGGGGAATCCGAGGGAGTGCTTCGCGATGAGTATCTGCCACTCGAGCAGGAGGACGGCGTCGAGGCCATCCGCTGGATCGCGGCACAGCCCTGGTGCACGGGTGCTGTGGGTCTCATCGGCAAGTCGTGGGGCGGTTTCAACGGGCTGCAGATCGCGGCGCGCCGGCCCCCGGAGCTCCGAGGCATCGTAACGGTCTGCTCCACGGATGATCGCTACACGGACGACGTCCATTACATGGGCGGGTGTCTCTTGAACGACAGCCTGTGGTGGGGTGCGACCTTCTTCCAGCTCGTGGTGCAGCCACCCGACCCCGAGCTGGTCGGATCCAACTGGCGCGCCATGTGGCTCGAGCGGCTCGAGGCCGCCGAACCTCATCCCCTGCGCTGGCTCCAGCACCCGCTGGCGGACGCGTACTGGAAGCAAGGCTCCGTCCGCTACGACTACGGTGCAATCGCCTGTCCGGTCTTCGCCGTCGGCGGATGGGCGGATGGTTATACGAGCGCGATCCCCCGGCTCCTATCAGGCCTCCGCGTCCCCAGTCGCGGTCTCGTCGGTCCGTGGGGACATGCGTATCCCCACGACGCCAGCCCGGGTCCGAGCATCGGCTTCTTGCAGGAAGCTCTGCGCTGGTGGCACAACTGCCTTGGAGAAGGAAACGACGACAAGCGTCCTGGCCAGCGCGAGAGCATGGCGCACATACCGCCGAGCGACAGCGAGCCCCGCTACCGCGTCTGGATGTCTGAGAGTGTTCCGGCTGGCTTCCGCGGCGAAGACCGTCCTGGCCGGTGGGTCGCCGAAGCACATTGGCCCTCTCCGCGCATCCGCCATCGAGTGTTCCGACTGGCCCCGGACAGGCTCGGTGACTCGGTCGTCTCGGCGCGTCTCACGATCGCTTCGCCCCAGACGACGGGCCGTGCTTCGGGGAGCTGGCTCATCGCCAATCTGCGCGACCAGCGGGAGGACGACGCGGACTCGCTCTGTTTCGATTCGGAGGTGCTGACGGAACGGCTCGAGATCCTTGGAGCTCCGGAGGTGAGGGTCGTTGTGGCATCGGATCGGCCCGCGGCCTTCCTGGTCGCGCGACTCTGCGACGTCTCGCCGGACGGGAGCTCCACGCGCGTGAGCTATGGCGTCCTCAATCTGACGCACGATGCGGCCCACGAGAACTGGCAACCCCTGGAGCCCGGCCGTCCGATGGACGCCACCATTCGCCTCAAGGACGTAGCCCATGTCTTTCCGCCGGGCCAGCGGGTGCGCCTCGCCCTCTCGAACGCGTGTTGGCCTCTCCTTTGGCCATCTCCCGAACCCGTCCGGCTCACCCTTCTCACCGAGAGCAGCACGTTCTCTCTGCCTGTGCGTCCGCCGGATCCCAAAGATGCCGATCTCCGAGCATTCGAACCTCCGGAGCAGGCCCGCTCCTCGGAGTGGTCGCCGCTCACCAAGGGCTCTCATGACCGACGAGTCGAAATCGATCCTCTATCTCATGACCACATCACCCGCACGCGGTCCGGCTTCGATGAGCACGGCGGCGTGGCTCTCTCGCGCCTCGAAGTCGCCGGGAACATCGAGGGCGGCGACGGTACCGACGTAGAGATTCGAATCCACCCCGACGATCCCTTGCGGGCTCGAGCCGCGATGGCCCAGCGAACCGAGCTGCGACGTGAGGCGTGGCGCGTTGCCGTCGAGACCGAGATCCAGATCACTTGTACGAAAACCGAGTTCGTCGTCATCGCACGGCTCGATGCCTGGGAGGGTGAGACGCGAGTGTTTCACCGCGGTTGGGACGAGCGCGTCCCGCGTCTGGGAGTATGA